In one window of Comamonas testosteroni DNA:
- a CDS encoding glutathione S-transferase N-terminal domain-containing protein yields the protein MMVLYSGTTCPFSHRCRFVLFEKGMDFEIRDVDLFSKPEEIAVMNPYGQVPILVERDLILYESNIINEYIDERFPHPQLMPGDPVDRARVRLFLLNFEKELFVHVSALEERNVKGNEKALEKARAHIRDRLTQMAPIFLKNKYIMGENFSMLDVAIAPLLWRLDYYGIELSKNAAPLLKYAERIFSRPAYIEALTPSEKVMRK from the coding sequence ATGATGGTGCTTTATTCGGGAACGACTTGCCCCTTCTCACACCGCTGCCGCTTTGTGCTGTTTGAAAAAGGCATGGATTTCGAGATCCGCGATGTGGACTTGTTCAGCAAGCCCGAAGAAATCGCCGTGATGAACCCCTATGGTCAAGTGCCAATCCTGGTCGAGCGCGACCTGATTCTGTACGAGTCCAACATCATCAACGAGTACATCGATGAGCGCTTTCCCCATCCCCAGCTGATGCCTGGCGACCCGGTGGACCGTGCTCGTGTGCGCCTGTTCCTGCTGAACTTCGAAAAGGAACTGTTCGTGCACGTGAGCGCTCTGGAAGAGCGCAACGTCAAGGGCAATGAAAAGGCTCTGGAGAAGGCCCGTGCCCATATCCGTGACCGCCTGACCCAGATGGCGCCCATCTTCCTGAAGAACAAGTACATCATGGGCGAGAACTTCTCCATGCTGGATGTGGCCATTGCTCCGCTGCTGTGGCGCCTGGACTACTACGGCATCGAGCTGTCCAAGAATGCCGCTCCTTTGCTCAAGTATGCCGAGCGCATCTTCTCGCGTCCGGCTTACATTGAAGCGCTGACGCCTTCGGAAAAGGTCATGCGCAAGTAA
- the zapD gene encoding cell division protein ZapD — protein MILYEYPFNERLRTYLRLEQLYRRLRELLTRAHSVDHHFALITIFEIMDVASRSDLRADVIKDLERQKHLLDVLRDNPDISQHMLHQVARQVESCFATINAQTGKTGQALTENEWLMSIRSRVGIPGGTCSFDLPAYHAWQNLDPRYRQRDLEDWASELTPLGQALELILQLLRETGIPQRVVAEQGVFQQAMPAGRSFQLLRLRIDPHLNLVPEISGNRLLVSVRLLRLANGSKPQPSNDDASFELTLCA, from the coding sequence GTGATCCTGTACGAATATCCTTTTAACGAGCGTCTGAGAACTTATCTGCGCCTTGAGCAGCTGTATCGCCGTCTGCGCGAGCTGCTGACCCGCGCGCATTCGGTCGATCATCATTTCGCCCTGATCACCATCTTCGAGATCATGGACGTGGCCTCGCGCAGCGATCTGCGGGCCGACGTCATCAAGGATCTGGAGCGCCAGAAGCACCTGCTGGACGTGTTGCGCGACAACCCCGATATTTCCCAGCACATGCTGCACCAGGTGGCGCGCCAGGTGGAGAGCTGCTTTGCCACCATCAATGCACAGACCGGCAAGACCGGCCAGGCGCTGACCGAAAACGAATGGCTGATGTCCATCCGCAGCCGTGTGGGCATACCCGGCGGCACCTGCAGCTTTGACCTGCCGGCCTATCACGCCTGGCAGAACCTCGATCCGCGCTACCGCCAGCGCGACCTCGAAGACTGGGCCAGCGAGCTGACCCCCCTGGGTCAGGCGCTTGAGCTGATCCTGCAGCTGCTGCGCGAAACCGGCATCCCCCAGCGCGTGGTGGCCGAGCAAGGCGTGTTCCAGCAGGCCATGCCGGCCGGCCGCAGCTTCCAGCTGCTGCGCCTGCGCATAGATCCCCATCTGAATCTGGTGCCCGAGATCAGCGGCAACCGCCTGCTGGTATCGGTGCGCCTGCTCAGGCTGGCCAATGGCAGCAAGCCTCAGCCCAGCAATGACGACGCCTCTTTCGAGCTGACGCTCTGCGCATAA
- the coaE gene encoding dephospho-CoA kinase (Dephospho-CoA kinase (CoaE) performs the final step in coenzyme A biosynthesis.), which produces MKVAPERSPFRLGLTGGIGSGKSTVAARLQACGATLIDADHISRSLTASGGIALPLIAQAFGADLIDAQGALNRARMRELVFADPSARQRLEAILHPLIAEQTRQQHEAAVAAGSQLIVHDIPLLVESGHWRTRLDGVLVVDCRESTQTERVMARSALTHEAVQAIIDAQATRAQRLATADWVIYNDDGVTIETLHAYTDQIAAWFGL; this is translated from the coding sequence ATGAAAGTCGCACCTGAGCGCTCACCATTCAGGCTGGGGCTGACGGGCGGCATCGGCAGCGGCAAAAGCACCGTTGCAGCCAGGCTGCAGGCATGCGGCGCAACGCTGATTGATGCCGACCATATCTCACGCAGCCTGACGGCAAGCGGCGGCATCGCCCTGCCCCTTATCGCTCAGGCTTTTGGCGCCGACCTGATCGACGCGCAGGGCGCCCTCAACCGCGCCCGCATGCGCGAGCTGGTCTTCGCCGATCCGTCCGCGCGGCAGCGCCTGGAAGCCATACTCCACCCCCTGATCGCCGAGCAGACCCGGCAGCAGCATGAAGCAGCCGTGGCGGCCGGCAGCCAACTCATCGTGCACGACATTCCGCTGCTGGTCGAGTCCGGCCACTGGCGAACACGCCTGGATGGCGTGCTGGTCGTGGACTGCCGAGAGAGCACGCAGACAGAGCGCGTCATGGCGCGCAGCGCTCTCACACACGAGGCCGTGCAGGCCATCATCGACGCCCAGGCCACGCGTGCCCAGCGTCTGGCCACGGCCGACTGGGTCATCTATAACGATGACGGGGTCACAATCGAAACTCTCCACGCATATACCGATCAAATCGCTGCATGGTTCGGGCTATGA
- a CDS encoding NUDIX domain-containing protein: MEVTAETQAQRKHTEVAVGVLLRESDGALLISSRPAGKPYAGYWEFPGGKLEAGESVEEALRRELIEELGVTIGQAHAWKVTEHDYPHALVRLHWCKVTQWTGEFEMREGQQMAWQQLPLDVHPVLPGAYPVLQWLSEERGLVFDQSHYEAQQPVD, from the coding sequence GTGGAAGTGACTGCTGAAACACAGGCGCAGCGCAAGCACACGGAAGTGGCCGTGGGCGTGCTGCTGCGCGAATCCGATGGGGCGCTGCTGATTTCAAGCCGCCCTGCAGGCAAGCCTTATGCCGGCTACTGGGAGTTTCCTGGCGGCAAGCTGGAGGCTGGCGAGAGCGTGGAAGAGGCCTTGCGCCGCGAGCTGATCGAAGAGCTGGGCGTGACCATTGGCCAGGCCCATGCCTGGAAGGTGACCGAGCATGACTACCCGCATGCGCTGGTGCGTCTGCACTGGTGCAAGGTGACGCAATGGACGGGCGAGTTCGAGATGCGCGAGGGCCAGCAGATGGCCTGGCAGCAGTTGCCGCTCGATGTGCACCCGGTCCTGCCGGGCGCCTATCCCGTGCTGCAATGGCTGAGCGAGGAGCGTGGACTGGTCTTTGATCAAAGCCATTACGAGGCGCAGCAGCCCGTGGATTGA
- a CDS encoding ATP-binding protein produces the protein MNPLERLVERAEQLMQRIESVLPQPLQAPTDWGAAIAWRYRKRANGCGVLEPVRHVGAMQLSDLQNIDVQKEKIARNTEQFVSGRTANNVLLTGARGTGKSSLIRACLHSYAPQGLRLIEVDKVDLTDLPDIVDVVAGRSEKFIIYCDDLSFEEGEPGYKAMKSMLDGSVSAATPNVLVYATSNRRHLLPEYMTDNLAQQKSENGEIHPGEVVEEKISLSERFGLWVSFYPFSQDEYLRVVAQWLSALGMDLATIEAARPEALVWALERGSRSGRVAHQFARDYAGRNERPVTVKKRIEDVDGLAEEADLE, from the coding sequence ATGAACCCTTTGGAGCGCCTGGTCGAGCGTGCCGAGCAATTGATGCAGCGCATCGAGTCCGTGCTGCCCCAGCCCCTGCAGGCGCCCACCGACTGGGGTGCGGCGATTGCCTGGCGCTACCGCAAGCGAGCCAACGGCTGCGGCGTGCTGGAGCCGGTGCGCCATGTGGGTGCCATGCAGTTGTCCGATCTGCAGAACATCGATGTGCAAAAGGAAAAGATTGCCCGCAATACCGAGCAGTTCGTCAGCGGTCGCACGGCGAACAACGTGCTGCTGACAGGCGCGCGTGGCACGGGCAAGTCCTCGCTGATCCGCGCCTGCCTGCACAGCTATGCACCCCAGGGGCTGCGTCTGATTGAGGTGGACAAGGTCGATCTGACCGATCTGCCCGACATCGTCGACGTGGTTGCGGGCCGGAGCGAGAAATTCATCATCTATTGCGATGATCTGAGCTTTGAAGAGGGCGAGCCCGGCTACAAGGCCATGAAATCCATGCTGGATGGCTCGGTTTCCGCTGCCACGCCCAATGTGCTGGTCTATGCCACCAGCAATCGCCGCCATCTGCTGCCCGAGTACATGACGGACAACCTGGCGCAGCAAAAAAGCGAGAACGGCGAGATCCACCCGGGCGAGGTAGTGGAAGAGAAAATCTCCCTGTCCGAGCGCTTCGGTCTCTGGGTGAGCTTCTACCCCTTCAGTCAGGACGAGTATCTGCGCGTGGTGGCGCAGTGGCTGTCAGCGCTGGGCATGGACCTGGCCACCATCGAGGCGGCCAGGCCCGAAGCCCTGGTCTGGGCGCTGGAGCGCGGCTCACGAAGCGGCCGTGTGGCCCACCAGTTCGCGCGCGACTACGCGGGCCGCAACGAGCGCCCCGTGACGGTCAAGAAGCGCATTGAAGATGTGGATGGTCTGGCTGAAGAAGCAGACCTGGAATGA
- a CDS encoding type II secretion system F family protein: MASAASKGIKEFLFEWEGKDRNGKIVRGETRAGGENQIQAMLRRQGVTPSKIKKRRTRGGKKIKPKDIALFTRQLATMMKAGVPLLQSFDIVGRGNTNPNVTKLLNDIRSDVETGTSLSAAFRKFPLYFNNLYCNLVEAGEAAGILESLLDRLATYMEKTEAIKSKIKSALMYPISVMIVAFVVVTVIMIFVIPAFKEVFTSFGADLPAPTLLVMAISEYFVQYWWLIFGVLGGGLYFFMQAWKRNERVQQFMDRAILKLPIFGVLIEKSCVARWTRTLSTMFAAGVPLVEALDSVGGASGNYLYRNATDRIQSEVSTGTSLTVAMANANIFPSMVLQMCAIGEESGAIDHMLGKAADFYESEVDEMVAGLSSLMEPIIIVFLGTLIGGIVVSMYLPIFKMGQVV, encoded by the coding sequence ATGGCAAGCGCAGCGTCCAAGGGAATCAAGGAATTTCTCTTCGAGTGGGAAGGTAAGGACCGCAACGGCAAGATCGTTCGCGGCGAGACTCGTGCCGGTGGAGAAAATCAGATCCAGGCCATGCTGCGCCGCCAGGGCGTGACTCCGTCCAAGATCAAGAAGCGCAGGACCCGCGGCGGCAAGAAGATCAAGCCCAAGGACATTGCGCTGTTCACGCGCCAGCTGGCCACCATGATGAAGGCCGGCGTGCCGCTGCTGCAGTCTTTCGACATCGTGGGCCGAGGCAACACCAATCCCAATGTCACCAAGCTGCTCAACGACATCCGCTCAGACGTGGAAACCGGCACCTCGCTGAGCGCGGCCTTTCGCAAGTTTCCGCTCTATTTCAACAACCTCTACTGCAACCTGGTGGAGGCCGGCGAGGCCGCAGGTATTCTGGAATCGCTGCTGGACCGTCTTGCCACCTACATGGAAAAGACGGAAGCCATCAAGTCCAAGATCAAGTCCGCGCTGATGTATCCGATATCGGTGATGATCGTGGCCTTTGTCGTGGTGACCGTGATCATGATCTTCGTGATCCCGGCCTTCAAGGAGGTCTTCACCTCCTTTGGCGCCGACCTGCCCGCGCCCACCTTGCTGGTGATGGCAATCAGTGAGTATTTCGTGCAGTACTGGTGGCTGATCTTCGGCGTGCTGGGTGGCGGCCTCTATTTCTTCATGCAGGCCTGGAAGCGCAACGAGCGCGTGCAGCAGTTCATGGACCGCGCCATACTCAAGCTGCCTATCTTCGGCGTGCTGATTGAAAAGTCCTGCGTGGCCCGCTGGACGCGTACGCTGTCCACCATGTTTGCCGCCGGCGTGCCGCTGGTCGAGGCGCTGGACTCCGTGGGAGGCGCCTCGGGCAACTACCTCTACAGAAACGCCACCGACAGGATTCAGTCGGAAGTCTCCACAGGCACCAGCCTCACGGTTGCCATGGCCAATGCCAATATCTTCCCTTCCATGGTGCTGCAGATGTGTGCCATCGGCGAGGAGTCGGGCGCCATCGACCATATGCTGGGCAAGGCAGCCGATTTCTATGAGAGCGAAGTCGACGAAATGGTGGCGGGGCTGTCCAGCCTGATGGAGCCCATCATCATCGTCTTCCTGGGCACCTTGATCGGCGGCATCGTGGTGTCCATGTATCTGCCTATCTTCAAGATGGGTCAAGTGGTGTGA
- a CDS encoding ClpXP protease specificity-enhancing factor has translation MTAPETTSTRPYLLRALFEWCTDNGLTPHIAVRVDRSTQVPMEFVRDGQIVLNISYDATSGLLIGNEYVEFNARFGGQPRQIMVPVANVLAIYARETGQGMAFPPEEDEVPEDGDEPSMEEVEPGMESDEASSAERVVQLVPVKVEAEASGEDDAPRTPPPAGGRPALKRVK, from the coding sequence ATGACAGCCCCTGAAACGACTTCAACCCGTCCGTATCTGCTGCGGGCTCTGTTTGAATGGTGTACCGACAATGGTTTGACGCCGCATATCGCCGTGCGTGTGGATCGCAGCACCCAGGTGCCCATGGAATTTGTGCGTGATGGCCAGATCGTGCTCAACATCAGCTATGACGCGACCAGCGGCCTGCTGATCGGCAATGAATATGTTGAATTCAATGCACGCTTTGGCGGCCAGCCCCGGCAAATCATGGTGCCTGTGGCGAACGTCCTGGCCATCTATGCACGCGAGACCGGCCAGGGCATGGCCTTCCCGCCCGAGGAGGACGAAGTCCCCGAGGATGGCGATGAGCCGTCGATGGAGGAGGTCGAGCCCGGCATGGAGTCGGATGAGGCGTCCTCGGCCGAGCGGGTGGTGCAACTGGTTCCCGTCAAGGTGGAAGCAGAAGCTTCCGGCGAAGATGATGCTCCTCGTACTCCACCGCCCGCAGGCGGCCGTCCGGCGCTCAAGCGTGTGAAGTAG
- a CDS encoding DNA gyrase inhibitor YacG, translating to MSTDKQSPTMVKCPTCGGPSVFLPSNKFRPFCSERCRNIDLGAWGNEEFRVPAQTPPEDAPFGDPRTEN from the coding sequence ATGAGCACTGACAAGCAATCCCCCACCATGGTGAAATGCCCGACCTGCGGCGGCCCCAGCGTTTTTTTGCCCAGCAACAAATTCCGCCCCTTCTGCAGCGAGCGTTGCCGCAATATCGACCTGGGCGCCTGGGGCAATGAAGAGTTCCGCGTTCCGGCTCAGACGCCCCCCGAAGATGCACCGTTTGGCGATCCACGCACGGAAAACTAA
- the secA gene encoding preprotein translocase subunit SecA, whose protein sequence is MATNFLTKLFGSRNDRLLKQYRKTVARINAMEPEYEKLSDEALRAKTQEFKERVAKGEALDELLPEAFAVVREGSKRVMKMRHFDVQMLGAMALHDGKIAEMRTGEGKTLTATLPVYLNALSGEGVHVVTVNDYLANRDAMTMARLYNFLGLSVGINLPNLSREQKQQAYNSDITYGTNNEYGFDYLRDNMVYEPGDRVQRVLNYAIVDEVDSILIDEARTPLIISGPAEDHTAMYVAMNQIVPNLVRQEGEADPRTGEGVTKPGDFTVDEKSHQVYLTDQGYEAAERLLAHAGLITEGSSLYDPSNISLVHHLYAALRANQLYFRDQHYVVQNDEIVIVDEFTGRLMAGRRWSDGLHQAVEAKEGVAIQAENQTMASITFQNYFRLYKKLSGMTGTADTEAYEFQEIYGLETVVVPPNKPSKRQDQLDRVYKTTKEKYDAAIKDIRECYERGQPVLVGTTSIENSEIIDQLLTREKLPHQVLNAKQHEREADIIAQAGSEGMITIATNMAGRGTDIVLGGNIDKQLKAIESNEALSEAERQQQIEQLRADWQVAHDKIVALGGLRIIATERHESRRIDNQLRGRSGRQGDPGSSRFYLSLDDQLMRIFAGDRVKAIMDRLKMPEGEAIEAGIVTRSIESAQRKVEARNFDMRKQLLEYDDVANDQRKVIYQQRNDILDSTDLGGMLAAMREDVITDLVRQYVPADSMEEQWDVPGLEKALASEWQIDLALQQDVAGSESITDEDILEKVVKAAHDLFDAKVALIGQENFTQFQRAVLLQSFDTNWRDHLAALDYLRQGIHLRGYAQKQPKQEYKREAFELFRQLIDQVKTEVTRVLMTVQVRSREEMDEAAVAMNERGAQSLEHMSYASPSETEGMSIEDDVMLAEPLAMPEGVHVGRNDPCPCGSGKKFKLCHGKLS, encoded by the coding sequence ATGGCCACCAATTTCCTCACCAAACTGTTCGGCAGCCGTAATGACCGGTTGCTCAAGCAATACCGTAAAACAGTCGCTCGCATCAATGCGATGGAGCCTGAGTACGAAAAGCTCAGCGATGAGGCATTGCGCGCCAAGACGCAGGAGTTCAAGGAGCGCGTTGCCAAGGGCGAGGCGCTGGACGAGTTGTTGCCCGAAGCCTTTGCCGTAGTGCGTGAAGGCTCCAAGCGCGTCATGAAGATGCGTCACTTCGATGTACAGATGCTGGGCGCCATGGCGCTGCATGACGGCAAGATTGCCGAAATGCGCACCGGAGAAGGCAAGACGCTGACTGCGACGCTGCCCGTGTACCTCAATGCCCTGTCGGGCGAGGGCGTGCATGTCGTGACCGTCAACGATTACCTGGCCAACCGCGATGCGATGACCATGGCTCGCCTCTACAACTTCCTTGGCCTGTCGGTGGGCATCAACCTGCCCAATCTGTCGCGAGAGCAAAAGCAGCAGGCATACAACTCCGACATCACCTACGGCACGAACAACGAATACGGCTTCGACTACCTGCGTGACAACATGGTGTACGAGCCCGGCGACCGCGTGCAGCGCGTGCTGAACTACGCCATCGTCGACGAGGTGGACTCCATCCTGATCGACGAGGCGCGTACTCCGCTGATTATCTCCGGCCCGGCCGAAGATCACACGGCCATGTACGTGGCCATGAACCAGATCGTGCCTAATCTGGTGCGCCAGGAGGGCGAAGCCGATCCCCGCACGGGTGAAGGCGTGACCAAGCCCGGCGACTTCACGGTCGACGAGAAATCCCATCAGGTCTACCTGACCGACCAGGGCTATGAAGCGGCCGAGCGCCTGCTGGCCCATGCCGGCCTGATCACCGAAGGCTCGTCCCTGTACGACCCCTCCAATATCTCTCTGGTGCATCATCTGTACGCCGCGCTGCGTGCCAACCAGTTGTACTTCCGCGATCAGCACTATGTGGTGCAGAACGACGAAATCGTGATCGTGGACGAGTTCACCGGCCGTCTGATGGCAGGCCGTCGCTGGAGCGATGGCCTGCACCAGGCCGTGGAAGCCAAGGAAGGTGTGGCCATCCAGGCCGAGAACCAGACCATGGCCTCGATCACCTTCCAGAACTACTTCCGTCTGTACAAGAAGCTGTCGGGCATGACCGGTACTGCCGATACCGAAGCCTACGAATTCCAGGAAATCTATGGCCTGGAAACCGTGGTGGTGCCGCCCAACAAGCCCAGCAAGCGCCAGGACCAGCTCGATCGCGTCTACAAGACCACCAAGGAAAAGTACGACGCGGCGATCAAGGACATCCGCGAGTGCTACGAGCGCGGCCAGCCCGTGCTGGTCGGCACGACCTCGATCGAGAACTCCGAAATCATCGACCAGTTGCTGACGCGCGAAAAGCTGCCTCATCAGGTGCTCAACGCCAAGCAGCATGAGCGCGAGGCCGACATCATTGCCCAGGCGGGCAGCGAAGGCATGATCACCATCGCCACCAATATGGCCGGTCGTGGTACCGACATCGTGCTGGGCGGCAATATCGACAAGCAGCTCAAGGCCATCGAGAGCAACGAGGCGCTGAGCGAGGCCGAGCGCCAGCAGCAGATCGAGCAGCTGCGTGCCGACTGGCAGGTGGCCCACGACAAGATCGTGGCGCTGGGCGGTCTGCGCATCATCGCCACCGAGCGTCATGAGTCGCGCCGTATCGACAACCAGCTGCGTGGCCGCTCGGGCCGCCAGGGCGACCCCGGTTCCTCGCGCTTCTATCTGAGTCTGGACGACCAGCTGATGCGCATCTTCGCGGGCGACCGCGTCAAGGCCATCATGGATCGCCTGAAGATGCCCGAAGGCGAAGCCATCGAGGCAGGCATCGTGACCCGCTCCATCGAGTCGGCGCAGCGCAAGGTCGAAGCACGCAACTTCGACATGCGCAAGCAGTTGCTCGAATACGACGACGTGGCCAACGACCAGCGCAAGGTGATCTACCAGCAGCGCAACGACATTCTGGATTCGACCGATCTGGGCGGCATGCTGGCCGCCATGCGCGAGGACGTGATCACCGATCTGGTGCGCCAGTATGTGCCGGCCGATTCCATGGAAGAGCAGTGGGATGTGCCCGGCCTGGAGAAGGCGCTGGCCAGCGAATGGCAGATCGATCTTGCCTTGCAGCAGGACGTGGCGGGTTCGGAATCCATCACCGACGAAGACATTCTGGAGAAGGTCGTCAAGGCAGCCCACGATCTGTTCGACGCCAAGGTGGCCTTGATCGGTCAGGAGAACTTCACGCAATTCCAGCGTGCCGTGCTGCTGCAGAGCTTCGACACCAACTGGCGCGACCACCTGGCTGCGCTGGACTATCTGCGCCAGGGCATTCACCTGCGCGGCTATGCCCAGAAGCAGCCCAAGCAGGAATACAAGCGCGAGGCTTTCGAGCTGTTCCGCCAGCTGATCGATCAGGTCAAGACCGAAGTCACCCGCGTGCTGATGACGGTGCAGGTCCGCTCTCGCGAAGAGATGGACGAAGCCGCCGTTGCCATGAACGAGCGCGGCGCGCAGAGTCTGGAGCACATGAGCTATGCCTCGCCCTCGGAAACCGAAGGCATGAGCATAGAAGACGATGTGATGCTGGCCGAGCCACTGGCCATGCCCGAGGGCGTGCATGTGGGCCGCAACGACCCTTGCCCTTGCGGCAGCGGCAAGAAGTTCAAGCTTTGCCACGGCAAGCTGTCCTGA
- the argJ gene encoding bifunctional glutamate N-acetyltransferase/amino-acid acetyltransferase ArgJ produces the protein MSVNLSAPVAADLLAINGVRIGVTEAGVRKANRKDLTVFLLDEGASVAGVFTQNRFCAAPVQICRDHLAAGTGIRAMVINTGNANAGTGAAGLANARATCAALAKELDLSAGQILPFSTGVIMEELPVDRIVAGMPKAIAAAKADNWATAAEGIMTTDTLPKAFSRSVSIGGKTVSITGISKGAGMIRPNMATMLGFLATDAAIAPELLQPLVKELADGSFNRVTIDGDTSTNDSFVLIATHKAGNAQITALSSAEGEQLKAALLEVAQKLAQAIVRDGEGATKFISVKVEGGKNEDECRLVAYSIAHSPLVKTAFFASDPNLGRILAAVGYAGIADLDQTKIDLYLDDVHVVVDGGRNPSYKEEDGQRVMKQQEIVVRVVLGRGDAEQTVWTCDLSHEYVTINADYRS, from the coding sequence ATGTCCGTGAATCTTTCCGCTCCCGTCGCCGCTGATCTGCTGGCGATCAATGGCGTTCGCATTGGTGTTACCGAAGCCGGCGTGCGCAAGGCCAATCGCAAGGACCTGACGGTGTTCCTGCTCGACGAAGGCGCCTCGGTGGCCGGCGTGTTCACCCAGAACCGTTTCTGCGCCGCTCCCGTGCAGATCTGCCGCGATCATCTGGCGGCCGGCACCGGCATCCGCGCCATGGTCATCAACACCGGCAATGCCAATGCCGGCACCGGCGCAGCCGGTCTGGCCAATGCCCGTGCCACCTGCGCGGCTCTGGCCAAGGAGCTGGACCTGAGCGCGGGCCAGATCCTGCCTTTCTCCACCGGCGTGATCATGGAAGAGCTGCCCGTGGACCGCATCGTGGCGGGTATGCCCAAGGCCATCGCTGCCGCCAAGGCGGATAACTGGGCCACGGCTGCCGAGGGCATCATGACCACCGACACCTTGCCCAAGGCTTTCAGCCGCAGCGTCAGCATTGGCGGCAAGACGGTCTCCATCACCGGCATCAGCAAGGGGGCGGGCATGATCCGCCCCAATATGGCGACCATGCTGGGCTTTCTGGCTACCGATGCAGCGATTGCCCCCGAGCTGCTGCAGCCCTTGGTCAAGGAGCTCGCAGACGGCTCCTTCAACCGCGTGACTATTGATGGCGACACCTCCACCAATGACTCGTTCGTGCTGATCGCCACCCACAAGGCAGGCAACGCCCAGATCACGGCGCTCTCCAGCGCCGAGGGCGAGCAGCTCAAGGCTGCATTGCTGGAAGTGGCGCAAAAGCTCGCGCAGGCCATTGTTCGCGATGGCGAAGGCGCCACCAAGTTCATTAGCGTCAAGGTCGAGGGCGGCAAGAATGAGGATGAGTGTCGCCTGGTCGCTTACTCCATTGCCCACTCGCCCCTGGTCAAGACGGCCTTTTTTGCTTCGGACCCCAACCTGGGCCGCATCCTGGCCGCTGTGGGCTATGCCGGCATTGCCGATCTGGATCAGACCAAGATCGATCTGTACCTGGACGATGTGCATGTGGTGGTCGACGGCGGACGCAACCCTTCCTACAAGGAAGAAGACGGTCAGCGCGTGATGAAGCAGCAGGAGATCGTGGTGCGCGTGGTGCTGGGTCGTGGCGATGCCGAGCAGACGGTGTGGACCTGCGATCTGAGTCACGAATATGTGACCATCAATGCGGATTACCGGTCGTAA
- a CDS encoding prepilin peptidase has translation MISELVLNAAAGGVLGLLIGSFLNVVIHRLPLMMEQEWHAEGAQWAEEQKDKGARIELPPAKPAVTLSQPRSRCPHCGHQIAWYENIPVLSYLFLRGRCAECKKPISLRYPVVELVCAALFAFCLGRDGLSATGFAWCGFSAALLALALIDWDTTFLPDSITLPLLWAGLIASALQWTSVPLQQSLWGAVAGYMSLWLVFWAFKLATGKEGMGYGDFKLFAALGAWFGWQALVPIILMASVVGAVIGIALKINSQLREGGYVPFGPFLAGGGFVSLIWGPQAVLSFAGL, from the coding sequence ATGATTTCCGAACTGGTGTTGAATGCCGCTGCCGGCGGCGTCCTCGGCTTGCTGATCGGCAGCTTTTTGAATGTGGTGATCCACCGCCTGCCTCTGATGATGGAGCAGGAATGGCATGCCGAAGGGGCGCAATGGGCCGAAGAACAAAAGGACAAGGGCGCCAGGATCGAGCTGCCGCCGGCCAAGCCTGCTGTCACTCTGAGCCAGCCTCGTTCGCGCTGCCCGCATTGCGGCCATCAGATTGCCTGGTACGAGAACATTCCCGTGCTGAGCTATCTGTTTCTGCGCGGCCGCTGCGCCGAGTGCAAAAAGCCCATCAGCCTGCGCTACCCGGTGGTTGAACTGGTCTGCGCCGCGCTGTTTGCCTTCTGCCTGGGCCGCGACGGCCTGAGCGCCACCGGCTTTGCCTGGTGCGGCTTCAGCGCGGCGCTGCTGGCGCTTGCACTGATAGATTGGGACACCACATTCCTGCCGGACTCCATCACTCTGCCCCTGCTCTGGGCCGGCCTGATCGCCTCCGCACTGCAGTGGACCAGCGTACCTTTGCAGCAATCGCTGTGGGGCGCTGTCGCAGGCTATATGTCGCTATGGCTTGTCTTTTGGGCCTTCAAGCTGGCAACGGGCAAGGAAGGCATGGGCTACGGCGACTTCAAGCTGTTTGCCGCACTCGGTGCCTGGTTTGGTTGGCAGGCACTGGTACCCATCATTCTCATGGCATCGGTCGTGGGTGCCGTCATCGGCATTGCACTCAAGATCAACAGCCAGCTGCGCGAAGGCGGCTATGTGCCCTTCGGCCCCTTTCTCGCCGGCGGCGGTTTCGTCAGCCTGATCTGGGGCCCGCAAGCGGTGCTCAGCTTTGCAGGCCTGTAA